A stretch of Triticum aestivum cultivar Chinese Spring chromosome 1D, IWGSC CS RefSeq v2.1, whole genome shotgun sequence DNA encodes these proteins:
- the LOC123182155 gene encoding sm-like protein LSM3A, with translation MASEEDVAVKEPLDLIRLSLDERIYVKLRSDRELRGKLHAYDQHLNMILGDVEEIVTSIEIDDETYEEIVRTSKRTIPYLFVRGDGVILVSPPLRTV, from the exons atggcttcggagGAGGATGTGGCGGTGAAGGAGCCGCTGGATCTCATACGGCTCAGCCTCGACGAGCGCATCTACGTCAAGCTCCGCTCCGACCGCGAGCTCCGCGGCAAGCTCCAT GCGTATGATCAACATCTCAATATGATACTTGGAGATGTAGAAGAGATAGTGACTTCCATTGAAATTGACGATGAGACTTATGAGGAGATTGTTCGT ACTAGCAAGCGCACCATCCCCTACCTTTTTGTCCGAGGAGATGGCGTGATACTGGTTTCGCCGCCCTTGCGGACCGTCTGA
- the LOC123182154 gene encoding soluble inorganic pyrophosphatase yields MSQDKAAGEKAAAEPKRQTPRLNERILSSLSRRSVAAHPWHDLEIGPGAPAVFNVVVEITKGSKVKYELDKKTGMIKVDRILYSSVVYPHNYGFVPRTLCEDNDPIDVLVLMQEPVLPGTFLRARAIGLMPMIDQGEKDDKIIAVCADDPEYHNLNHLSELSPHRLQEIRRFFEDYKKNENKEVAVNDFLPADDARAAIQHSMDLYAEYIMHSLRQ; encoded by the exons ATGAGCCAGGACAAGGCCGCCGGCGAGAAGGCGGCGGCGGAGCCCAAGAGGCAGACGCCGCGGCTCAACGAGCGgatcctctcctccctctcccggaGGTCCGTCGCCGCCCACCCGTGGCACGACCTCGAGATCG GCCCCGGCGCTCCGGCGGTGTTCAACGTGGTGGTGGAGATCACCAAGGGGAGCAAGGTCAAGTACGAGCTCGACAAGAAGACCGGGATGATCAAG GTTGACCGGATCCTGTACTCGTCCGTGGTGTACCCTCACAACTACGGCTTCGTCCCACGCACCCTCTGCGAGGACAACGACCCCATCGATGTCCTCGTCCTCATGCAG GAACCCGTCCTCCCCGGCACCTTCCTCCGGGCCAGGGCCATCGGCCTCATGCCTATGATCGATCAG GGTGAGAAGGATGACAAGATCATAGCCGTCTGCGCCGACGACCCCGAGTACCACAACCTCAACCATCTCAGCGAGCTCTCTCCTCATCGCCTCCAGGAGATCCGCCGCTTCTTCGAAGATT ACAAGAAGAATGAGAACAAGGAGGTGGCTGTCAACGACTTCCTCCCCGCCGATGATGCTCGTGCTGCCATCCAGCACTCCAT GGATCTGTACGCGGAATACATTATGCACAGCCTAAGGCAGTAG